The Faecalibaculum rodentium genome segment TGATGCCGGTGCTTTGGCCGCACATAAATATTCATCAGGTACCCGCACCGGCCCGACGGGTTGTCGGGACTTGGCATTTCCTGCTGCAGGCAGATGCCACCGCAGCCGATGATCCGCTCCTTCCAGTCTCCGGCACTTCCCCCCTCCTGCTCTCCCGCAGGATTTCCGGGTTCCTCCAGGGCAAAACAGGCAATATGTCCGCTGCCCAGCTGCCCCTGGTAATACTGGCGGCTGGCCGCACGCAGTCCGGACAGGTCCCGGCCCGGGAACACATGGTCCAGAACCTCCATGCGCCAGTCCAGCAGCGTCTCCATATCCCGCGGGGCAGCTTCCCGGATCATTGGCCATCCTCCCGGTCCTGAATGGTGTTTTTGTCCTCCCCCAGGGCATCCAGGGCTTCTTTGTCCACCTTGCCATTGGCCGTGCGCGGCAACGACGCAAGGACCGTAAAGGACTCCGGAATCATGAAGGGCGTCAGATGCCGGGACAGGCACGACTTCAGCCGCTCCGTCACATCCCGCTCTGCCACAGGTGTCTGTTCATTCTCCGGATCCGGTTCCGGCACGATCCAGCCATGGAGATGGCTGCTGCCCTCCGGATCCATCCAGGTGGTGACCACCGCCTCCTGGACCCCGGGGCATTTTTCCATCACGCTTTCCACTTCCTCCGGCTCCACACGCTTGCCATAGACCATCACCTGACGGTCTTTGCGTCCCAGGAACACGAAATTGCCATCCGGCAGCTGATATCCCAGGTCTCCGCTGTGATACATGTTGTGGTCAAACGCCAGGTTTTCCCGGGTATGGTCCCCAATGTATCCCGCTGACACCCCGTTGCCATAGATGCAGATCTCTCCCGTTGTGCCGATTGGTACCGGATTGCCGGCTTCATCCAGGATTTCCATCGAGGCGCCCAGAACAGGACGGCCAATGGGGTGGGATCCATCCGCCAGCGGCTGCTTTCCGCTGGCGCAGTAGTAACTGGCACAGACCGTGGTTTCGGAAGGCCCATAGGTGTTGTACACCGGGACCCTGTCGGCAATCGTGTCCATCTGGGAGTGATGCAGGGTATCCCCGCCGCTGATGAGGATCCGCAGGCGGGAAGGCACGAGCTTTTCGCTGTTCATCTGCGCCACCAGCCACGGGAATCCCGAAATGAAGGTAATGCCGTGGTCTTCGCAGTACTGCATGCGTGCGTGGAATTCATCTGTATGCGGAATGGCGAGAGCTGCCCCGTTCAGCAGCGTGGTGAACACTTCCTCCACAAAGATGTCAAACGTGCACACCGATCCCTGCAGCATGATGTCCCCCGGCCCATTGTGAAATTCATGATGGAAAGCCCGCACATAGTGCATCAGGTTTCGCTGCAGCACACAGACGCCCTTGGGCCGGCCGGTGGATCCCGAGGTATACAGAATATAGGCAGGATCCTCCCCGCTCACGGCAGGCTGGCGTAAGTCATGATGCACCATCGGCAGTGTGGGGATCAGGGGCTTCACATCCGGAAGCAGCCGGTCTGTGTATGCCTTCTGTGTGATCACTGTCCGGATCTCTGCCTCCTGGAGAATGTCGCGGATGCGCTCCACGGGAAAATCCGGTTCCATGGGCACATAGGCTTTGCCGGCTTTGAAAACCGCAAGCATGGAGGCAATCATGAGAATGGAATGATCCAGAATGATGCCGATTCGCGGCTCGTCTGGCAGAATCCCCGCGATGTCATTGGCCAGATCGTTCAGTTCCGAAAAAGTCCAGGGCCTGTTACCGTCCAGGACAGCCAGCTCGTCAGGCCACCGCGAAACAACCGCATCAAAGGCAGCCGGAACTGTATCGTATTTTGGGAGACTCATTGGTTTCATAGTATCAGTGTAGGAGCATGATTCCGTTTTTCGTCCTGTCATGCCCATTGCGCCGGTCCATGGTCCGGCAGGCATTCGGAACAGGAAAGAGAAACCGCTTTACAGCCGGATGTCCGAAAGGGCCACTCTGTGTATGCAAAACCCCGCAGCACATGGAGAATGCACCGCGGGGGCTTGTGTGTATCTGAGACCGGATTCATTCTCCGGCGTGATGCTCTTCTAGCGAACTGCTGCGTCCAGGTGCAGGTCCCGGATTCTTGCATCGCGGCTCGCAGCCCGTTCCAGGCTGTTGTACCAGCAGATGCTTCCGTCCTGTTTGGAGCGGACGATGATTCTCGAATGCGCATCACGGCCGACAATGATCGAACCTGTCTCTGCCATGATCTCGCTGATGTTCATGATTCATACTCCTTTCTTTCTTCTAAACTTGTTTATCTCATTATAGCGGGCATGAACCATGAACGGAATCAAACTGCCCTTTTCAGCCAGACAGTTGTCCATAATCGCTGAAAACAGACCTCATTCTGTATCAGACTGTACACAAGGCGCATAGCGGTCCATGAGTGCCCGGGCGCTCTTCACCCCGTCAATGGCACTCGTCATGATACCGCCTGCATAGCCGCTGCCTTCTCCTGAGGGATAAATGCCTTCATCCCCCATGCGCGTGACTTTGTCCCGGGGAATCCGGATCGCACTGGAAGCCCGTGTTTCCACGCCGGTCATCGTGCCCTCCAGGAACCCGGGAACCTTGCGCTCGAAATCCAGCAGCCCCTGATGCAGGGCGTGGTTGACTTCATCGGAAAACAGTGTGTTCAGATCCGCCGGAACGGTCCCCGGTTCATAGGTCGGTCTGGTGGACAGGCTTTCACTGACGACACCCTCGAGATAGTCCGCGGCTTTCTGCACCGGGGCGCGGTAGTCCGGCGACAGGGCAAAGGCCCGTTTCTCGATTTCCTCCTGATAGGCCAGGCCGTCAAAGAGCCCCGGTCCGTAGTCAGATTCATTGACCTGCACCAGCAGGGCGCTGTTGGCGTTCTCACCCGCGCGGTCGGCATAGGACATGCCGTTGACCACCAGCTGGCCGGGCTGGGCACTGGAGGCAATGACATAGCCGCCGGGGCACATGCAGAAGGTGTAGATGCCCTTTCCGTTGTCGGCCATAGCCGTCAGGGTGTACCGGGCGGGAATCAGCCGGGGATCGTCCTTGAAATCATGGAGCATGGCCTCGTTGATGAAGCGCTGGGGATGCTCGATCCGGACTCCCACCTGGAACGGCTTGCTTTCCATGTGAATGCCGTCTTCATGCAGCTGGCGGAGGGTGTCGCTTGCCGAATGCCCCAGTGCCAGGATCAGGGCCTGACAGGGTTCCCACCGGCCGTTGACGTTGATTGCCGTCAGTCTGTCGTCCTCGATCTTCACTTCCTCCAGCCTGGCCCCGAAGCGGATCTCGCCCCCGAGTTCCAGGATCCGCCGCCGGATGCTCTGGATGATGGCCTCAAAGGCATCCGTGCCAATGTGCGGATAGGCATCCACGAGAATGTCCAAAGACGCCCCATGGGCATGCAAGGTCTCCAGGAGCTCATCCACCAGGGGATCGCGGCTGCGGGTGGTCAGCTTGCCATCGGAGAATGCCCCGGCTCCTCCTTCACCGAACTGGACATTGGATTCCGGATCCAGCTCTCCGGTTTTCCAGAAATGATCCACGTCCTGCCGGCGCTGTTCGATTTTCTGTCCCCGCTCGAGCACAATGGGGCGGTACCCGTGTTCTGCAAGGTCCAGAGCCGCAAACATGCCGGCCGGCCCGAACCCCGCCACGACCGGAGGGGTCTTCAGGGCAATGACGCCTTTGGGCCGGAACGGGGCCGGTTTCTCCGGCGTCGGCCGGACATCCTTTTTCATCAGGTGTCTGGCTTCATTGCGGAGCTGGGCATCAATGATCCAGGAAAAGGTCACATCATGGTGTCTGGCGTCCACGGATCTGCGGTAAATGGTCCAGTGTTTCAAATCCCCGTTTTTCAGTCCCAGTTTTTTCATCAGTGCATGTTCGATGGACCGTCTGTCTGTGTCCCGTGTTTTCACCTGTGAAATTCTCAGCATGTGTCTGCCTCTCTTTCCATTGCCGCTGCCATGGCCGGCCACCCTGGCCTGCCCAGGGTACCACTCCAGTGTACTCGACCACCCGGACAACCGCATAGCGGGATGTCCGGCACGCCGGGTCACAAATGATTCAATCCCCGGATGTGCGGCCTCCGGGATCCGGTATCCGGCACTGTGTCCATGTTTTCACCCTGGTGTCGCTGACCGGGCAATCCCCTGCCCTTTTTTACCCGGCCATCAGAAAACCGGAGGGCACGCCTCCGGACTATGGATATCAGGTCTGCAGTCCCGGCCTAAACCAGGTTTCGCAGGATGGGCCATCGCTTCATGTTCGCCGTGACCAGGAACGCGAAGCCCTGGGCACAGGCCAGTGTCAGGAAATACACCGCGAGATGGGCCCCGGGGAGAATCATCAGCAGAATCCTCGCAAAGAGAATGTGGCTGGTGTAGATCAGCAGGCTGTCCTGGCGCAGTGTGCGATAGCCGGGATTCCAGGGAACCCGCAGCACAAGCAGCCAGTCCACGAGAAAGAATACCGCCGGAATCAGCATGAGGAACATACAGGACAGATCCTCCAGGATCCCCAGCTTTCCATAGATGGCGACTTCTCCCACAAGCAGCACCATGGAGATGGCAAATGCAGTACCCGCCGCCCTTGCACGCACCCGCCTGGTTTTTGCGAGCAGCAGCCCCAGGGACAGGAACATGGGCGCGAAAAAGAAACCGTCCCGCGCTGTCACCAGGGTTTTCTGGAAAAAGCCGTACAGGATGGACACATAGGGCAGCGTCTCCCAGTACGGGGCGTAGATGTTGATCAGGTACCCCACGACATAGAGCCCCAGGCTCACTTTCAGCGTGAACATCATGCCGCGCTTTTCATACAGGAACCACACAATGACCATGCCCAGCATCATGGCCGGAAGGAACCAGAGGTGGTAATAGGATCCGTTGAGGAAGAAATCCCGCACCCAGGAGAAAATCGACTGCCAGGAGAACCCCACCGAGGCGTAGTTCCAGATGGTGTAGGGCAGGTAGATCACCGTCCAGATCAGGTAGATCTTGCCGATGCGCCAAAGGTAGTCCTTCAGCTTCTCCCGGTTTTCTTCTGTCTCGCTCCGGCGGATTTTCCGGAAGAAAAAGTATCCGGACACGACGAAGAAAAACGGAACCGCGAGCCGGCATACAATGGCGATGAAATACTGGTTGAAGACCGGTGACATGTCCACAAAGGGGTAGACATGGATCGCCACCACCAGCAGGGCGGAGACATAGCGCGCAATGTCAATGGCGCCGTACTGCCGTTTAGTGCCCGCCATCTGCATCCTCCTGGTCCGCTGCCTGTTTTCTCACCGCATCCGGATCGCCGGTTCCGGTGAAGAACCGCGGCACCCGTTTTGTGAGGCGGCAGAACGTCTCATTGTTGATGGACTCCGAACACCGGGTGATCGCATCCACCGTCACGCGCTTTCTGCCATCTTCACCGATCAGTGTCACCACATCCCCGGGCTTCACGTCCAGGCCCGTGACATCCGCCATGCACTGATCCATGCAGATGTTGCCCACGAGCCGGGCCTCCTGTCCGTTGACCAGGACCGTCAGGTCTTTGTTGGAAATGAGCCTGGGCAGTCCGTCGCCATAGCCGATGGCGAGCGAAGCGATGGTTTCCGGCTGCTGCACCTCGTGATGGCGGCCATAGGACACCGTCTGCCCCGGCTGCAGGTCCTTGACCATTTCCACGCGCGTGCGCAGGGACAGTGCCGGAATGAAGTCCAGGTCATTGACCACCGGAATGGCATCATTGCTGGTGACGCCCATGTACAGCAGCCCCGGCCGGCAGTAGTCAAAGCCCATGTCCCCGTAGTTCAGGATCCCGTAGCTGTTCTGGATATGCACGAGGCCCGGATCGATGCCGTTTTCCTTCAGTATGCTCACCAGCTCCTGGAACATCGTGGTCTGGCGCCCGGTGAAGGCCATGGCATCTTCCCCCAGGTCATCACTCACGGGATAGTGCGAGAAAATCCCTTCATTGGAGAGATTCTTCATGGCATACACCTCAAAGAATCCATCCAGGTCCTTTTTCTGCGGCTGCCAGGAAATGCCAATGCGGTTCATGCCCGTATCTGCCTTCACATGCGTCCGCAGCTTCAGGCCCCGGGCATTCAGCTCTCTGGCATAGGGGACATCCACCACTGTCTGGATGAGGTCATGCTCTGCGAGCAGTGCAGCCTGGTCCGGATCGGTCCATCCCAGGATCAGGATATCCGAACGGATGCCGGCCTGACGCAGTTCCAGTGCTTCCCCGATCGTCGCGACGCCGAAGAAATCGACCCCGTTTTTTTCCAGCACCCGGGTGCACTCCACCGCCCCGTGTCCATAGGCATCGTCTTTCACGATCCCCATGATCTTCGTGCCCTGCATCAGTTCCCGGACCTGGCGCAGGTTGTGCGCCACGGCATCCAGGTCCACTTCCGTCCATACCCGCTGTCCGGCAGTGTCTAGCACTGTCCCACCTCTTTCTCCAGGGACAGTGCAATGAGGTCATCCAGCAGCTTCGCAAAGGGGAGGCCGGCTTTTTCCATCATGGTCGGGTAGCGGCTGGTGGCTGTCATGCCCGGAACGGTGTTCAGTTCATTGATCACCAGCGCCCCATCAGGCTGCAGGAACATGTCCACCCGGGTGAAGCCGGAGCACCCCATGGCCTGGTAGGCAGCCACGGCCAGCGCCCTGGCCTCTTCTGTTTTCTCCGGCGAAATCCGGGCCGGGCAGTAAATGGCGGAATCCTTCATTTCATACTTGCCCGCAAAGTCAAAGAACCCGCCGTGGATCTCGATTTCATCCACATCCCCGGCAAAGGGTTCCAGGTTTCCCATCACCGCACAGCCGATTTCAAACCCGGGAATGCATTCCTCCACCAGGATCTTGCCGCGGCCGTCCCAGTGGAAGGCATCCTTCGCTGCTTCGTCGAATTCCGCCAGGGTATCCACTTTGTGCACTCCATAGGAGCTGCCTGCATTGCAGGGCTTCACGATCCACGGCAGGGGGATCACCTGCAGGATCTCTTCGGCGGAATACGGAATGCCCGCCTTCAGGCACACATACTTCGCCGTGGGAATGCCCTGGGCATCCAGGACGATATGCGTGATGTCCTTGTCCATGATCATGGCCGAAGACAGGGTGTCGCAGCCCACGCAGTGAATGTTCATGATCTCCATGAGCCCCTGCAGGGTCCCGTCTTCGCCGTTTTTGCCATGGAGCACCGGAAACACCGTATCCAGTGCACGCACCGCCGCCGGCTCATCGCTTTCCGGCCGCACATAGCCGCCATGCACCCAGGCCACGGGTGTGGTGAGTTCCGGCGTGTTCCAGGTATCGTGTTCGATGTGGTCGATGTCCCCGGTATACTCCAGGAACCGGCCTTCTTTTGTGATGCCCACCAGAGACAGGTCGTACTTGTCCCTGTTCAGGTTCCGCAGCAAGCTGGCCACAGAATGCAGAGATACAGAATATTCACTGGACTGACCGCCGAACAGTACGGCGAGTTTGATTTTCTTCATGAGTTCATTGCCTTCTTTCTCCAGCCTGCCGGCCAGTTTGTCGAGCTGCAGCGCCCGGCTTCCCTTTACCAGAATCACCGCATCCTCTTCGAGCAGCGGCTTCACGGCCTCAAACAGGCCATCCTGGTCTTCATGCCAGGACTCGCCGATGCGCCCGAACACCGGACCGGTGGTGAACACTTCGATTCCCAGAGTGCGTGCATGGTCCAGCACCCGGCGGTGGAGTTCCATCTCCTGCGGCCCGAGATCCAGCATGTCCCCGAGTACCGCGTAATGGCTGCCCGGCAGGGATACCAGGATATCCAGCGCCGCAATGGCGCTTTCGGGATTGGACTTGTAGGAATCATCCAGCACATGGGCCCGGCCGGCCGGCTGCAGCGCCGTGCGCATGCCGGTCATCACCAGGGTTTCCAGTGCCTGGTGTCTGTCTGCCGATGAAATCCCGCGGGTTTCCCCCAGAATCAGGGCAGGGAGAGCATTCACGCACTGGAAGCTGCCCAGGGCATTCAGCCGCCAGGGGGTTCCGTTCCACTCAAAGGCCATGCGGCCCTGTTCCACGCTCACATGGTGCAGGTCCCTGCGGGAAAAGGGAATGACGGTGATGTCGTTTTCCTCAATGAACCGGCGCGTTTCCGGTTTCTGCAGCTCCACGGCCAGTTCCGGGGCATCCGCCAGATACAGGAACGTTCCGCCGGGGCGCAGACCCCGCAGGATTTCCATCTTCGCCTGTGCGATTCCCTGCTTCGATCCCAGGTTCTCCATATGGGCGCTGCCAATGGACGTGATCACCGCTGCATCCAGCGGAGCAATGTCCACCAGGGTTTCGATTTCCCCGAAGTTTTCCATGCCCATTTCCAGCACCGCCGCCTCGATCCCCGGATCGAATTCCAGGATCGTCAGCGGCAGCCCGATCTCGCTGTTGCGGTTGCCCGGCGTGGCCTGCGTCACACAGTGCCGCGAGAAGACAGCCTTCATCATGTCCTTGGCACTGGTTTTGCCATTGGATCCCGTAATGCCGATGGTATACGGATGCAGTTCGTGCAGATACGCGCGGGCAATGTTCTGGAGTGCCTTCACGGTGTCATCCAC includes the following:
- a CDS encoding GNAT family N-acetyltransferase produces the protein MIREAAPRDMETLLDWRMEVLDHVFPGRDLSGLRAASRQYYQGQLGSGHIACFALEEPGNPAGEQEGGSAGDWKERIIGCGGICLQQEMPSPDNPSGRCGYLMNIYVRPKHRHQGHARDMVDWLMDQARAWGAEKIWLEASEEGRPLYETLGFTDLPAIMAVEPNRTDERPATVQPA
- a CDS encoding amino acid adenylation domain-containing protein, whose protein sequence is MKPMSLPKYDTVPAAFDAVVSRWPDELAVLDGNRPWTFSELNDLANDIAGILPDEPRIGIILDHSILMIASMLAVFKAGKAYVPMEPDFPVERIRDILQEAEIRTVITQKAYTDRLLPDVKPLIPTLPMVHHDLRQPAVSGEDPAYILYTSGSTGRPKGVCVLQRNLMHYVRAFHHEFHNGPGDIMLQGSVCTFDIFVEEVFTTLLNGAALAIPHTDEFHARMQYCEDHGITFISGFPWLVAQMNSEKLVPSRLRILISGGDTLHHSQMDTIADRVPVYNTYGPSETTVCASYYCASGKQPLADGSHPIGRPVLGASMEILDEAGNPVPIGTTGEICIYGNGVSAGYIGDHTRENLAFDHNMYHSGDLGYQLPDGNFVFLGRKDRQVMVYGKRVEPEEVESVMEKCPGVQEAVVTTWMDPEGSSHLHGWIVPEPDPENEQTPVAERDVTERLKSCLSRHLTPFMIPESFTVLASLPRTANGKVDKEALDALGEDKNTIQDREDGQ
- a CDS encoding NAD(P)/FAD-dependent oxidoreductase, whose amino-acid sequence is MLRISQVKTRDTDRRSIEHALMKKLGLKNGDLKHWTIYRRSVDARHHDVTFSWIIDAQLRNEARHLMKKDVRPTPEKPAPFRPKGVIALKTPPVVAGFGPAGMFAALDLAEHGYRPIVLERGQKIEQRRQDVDHFWKTGELDPESNVQFGEGGAGAFSDGKLTTRSRDPLVDELLETLHAHGASLDILVDAYPHIGTDAFEAIIQSIRRRILELGGEIRFGARLEEVKIEDDRLTAINVNGRWEPCQALILALGHSASDTLRQLHEDGIHMESKPFQVGVRIEHPQRFINEAMLHDFKDDPRLIPARYTLTAMADNGKGIYTFCMCPGGYVIASSAQPGQLVVNGMSYADRAGENANSALLVQVNESDYGPGLFDGLAYQEEIEKRAFALSPDYRAPVQKAADYLEGVVSESLSTRPTYEPGTVPADLNTLFSDEVNHALHQGLLDFERKVPGFLEGTMTGVETRASSAIRIPRDKVTRMGDEGIYPSGEGSGYAGGIMTSAIDGVKSARALMDRYAPCVQSDTE
- a CDS encoding acyltransferase, with translation MAGTKRQYGAIDIARYVSALLVVAIHVYPFVDMSPVFNQYFIAIVCRLAVPFFFVVSGYFFFRKIRRSETEENREKLKDYLWRIGKIYLIWTVIYLPYTIWNYASVGFSWQSIFSWVRDFFLNGSYYHLWFLPAMMLGMVIVWFLYEKRGMMFTLKVSLGLYVVGYLINIYAPYWETLPYVSILYGFFQKTLVTARDGFFFAPMFLSLGLLLAKTRRVRARAAGTAFAISMVLLVGEVAIYGKLGILEDLSCMFLMLIPAVFFLVDWLLVLRVPWNPGYRTLRQDSLLIYTSHILFARILLMILPGAHLAVYFLTLACAQGFAFLVTANMKRWPILRNLV
- the alr gene encoding alanine racemase, translating into MLDTAGQRVWTEVDLDAVAHNLRQVRELMQGTKIMGIVKDDAYGHGAVECTRVLEKNGVDFFGVATIGEALELRQAGIRSDILILGWTDPDQAALLAEHDLIQTVVDVPYARELNARGLKLRTHVKADTGMNRIGISWQPQKKDLDGFFEVYAMKNLSNEGIFSHYPVSDDLGEDAMAFTGRQTTMFQELVSILKENGIDPGLVHIQNSYGILNYGDMGFDYCRPGLLYMGVTSNDAIPVVNDLDFIPALSLRTRVEMVKDLQPGQTVSYGRHHEVQQPETIASLAIGYGDGLPRLISNKDLTVLVNGQEARLVGNICMDQCMADVTGLDVKPGDVVTLIGEDGRKRVTVDAITRCSESINNETFCRLTKRVPRFFTGTGDPDAVRKQAADQEDADGGH
- the murF gene encoding UDP-N-acetylmuramoyl-tripeptide--D-alanyl-D-alanine ligase; this translates as MIRKTIRDLAAMAGGVLIQDTGAVVKGAVTDSRQVVPASLYVPVIGARVDGHDFIAQAVQAGAAAALWQKDHTPLPADVPLILVDDTVKALQNIARAYLHELHPYTIGITGSNGKTSAKDMMKAVFSRHCVTQATPGNRNSEIGLPLTILEFDPGIEAAVLEMGMENFGEIETLVDIAPLDAAVITSIGSAHMENLGSKQGIAQAKMEILRGLRPGGTFLYLADAPELAVELQKPETRRFIEENDITVIPFSRRDLHHVSVEQGRMAFEWNGTPWRLNALGSFQCVNALPALILGETRGISSADRHQALETLVMTGMRTALQPAGRAHVLDDSYKSNPESAIAALDILVSLPGSHYAVLGDMLDLGPQEMELHRRVLDHARTLGIEVFTTGPVFGRIGESWHEDQDGLFEAVKPLLEEDAVILVKGSRALQLDKLAGRLEKEGNELMKKIKLAVLFGGQSSEYSVSLHSVASLLRNLNRDKYDLSLVGITKEGRFLEYTGDIDHIEHDTWNTPELTTPVAWVHGGYVRPESDEPAAVRALDTVFPVLHGKNGEDGTLQGLMEIMNIHCVGCDTLSSAMIMDKDITHIVLDAQGIPTAKYVCLKAGIPYSAEEILQVIPLPWIVKPCNAGSSYGVHKVDTLAEFDEAAKDAFHWDGRGKILVEECIPGFEIGCAVMGNLEPFAGDVDEIEIHGGFFDFAGKYEMKDSAIYCPARISPEKTEEARALAVAAYQAMGCSGFTRVDMFLQPDGALVINELNTVPGMTATSRYPTMMEKAGLPFAKLLDDLIALSLEKEVGQC